GACACAACCCAGAGCTCCACCAGCAAAGTCGAACAGACCCTGAGAAGCCTGGGTTATCCCCCCACCCTGCAAGAGGAAAAGCAGACCCTCCTGCCCCTCAAATACTTCGTGGAGCGCATGGACTGTGCCGATTGTGCCCGCACCGTCGAAAACGCCCTCAGCAGGCTCCCAGGGGTGCAGGACACCAGGGTCAACTTCAACACCCAGACCCTCACCCTCACCCTGGACCCCGCACAAACGTCTGCCCTCACCCTGGAACAGACCCTCAGAAGTCTGGGTTACCCTCCCACCCTGCAAGGGGGTGAAGGAGGTGGAGGGGGTGGAGAGGTGAAAAAACCCCAGACGGCCCCCAGGGCACCCCAGCCCTGGCACCAGACCGCCAAAGGCAAAAGTGTCCTCACCACCGGGGGACTCTTGATCCTGGCGGTGCTCCTCAGCGTGGTTCTGCCCGGGTACGCCCTGTGGGCCTACACCCTCGCCACCCTCATCGGCACCTACCCCCTGGCCATCAAAGCCTTCCATGCTGCTCGGCTCGGAGAGCCCTTCACCATCAACACCCTGATCACCGTCGCGGCCCTGGGATCGGTCTTGATCGGCGAGAGCGCCGAAGGGGCACTGGTGGTGTTCCTCTTCACCATCGGAGAACTCCTCGAAGGCATCGCCGCCGGAAAAGCCCGCCAGGGCATCCAGGCCCTCGCCCAGCTGGCCCCCAAAACCGCCTTGCTCCTCGAAAATGGCCAGACCCGGGAGGTGCCGGTGGAAGACTTGCACGTTGGCCAGACGGTGCAGGTGCAGCCCGGAGGCCGCATTCCCGCCGACGGCACCATCCTCACCGGGGAAGGCAGCGTCGACGATTCCCCCGTCACCGGGGAGAGCGTCCCGGTCAGCAAAGGCACAGGGGACTCTGTCTTTGCAGGCTCCATCAACACCGAATCGGTGCTCACCGTGCGGGTCGAGCGGGACGCCAGCGACAACACCATCAGCAGAATCATCCACCTGGTGGAAGAAGCCGAATCCAGCAAAGCCCCCACCGCCCGCTTCATTGACCGGTTCAGCCGCATTTACACCCCCCTGGTGATGCTGGTCAGCCTGCTCATCGCTGTGGTTCCTCCCCTGTTCTTTGGGGGTTCCTGGTACGAGTGGCTGTACAAAGGGGTCACCTTGCTCCTGATTGGCTGTCCGTGCGCGCTGGTGCTGTCTGTCCCGGCTGCCGTCACCTCCGGCATCAGCGCCGGAGCCAGACGGGGCCTCCTCATCAAAGGTGGACTGGCCCTGGAGAACATCGGCTCCGTCAAAACCATTGCCTTTGACAAGACCGGCACCCTCACCGAAAACAAACCCCAGGTCACGGATGTTGTGCCCCTGGAAGGCACCGAAGAGAACGTGCTCAAAATCGCCGCTGCAGTGGAGCAGGGCTCCAGCCACCCCCTGGCCAAAGCCATCGTGCAAAAAGCCGGAGCGGCAAACCTCCCCGAAGCCAGGGACCACAAGGCCATTCCCGGCAAAGGGGTCACGGCCACCGTGCAGGGGGTCTCCCACCAGATCAGCAGCCCAAAACACGCTTCAAAAACAGCGGACCTCTCCCAGCACCAGAAACAGATTGAAACCCTGGAAGAACAGGGCAAAACCGTGGTGGTGTTGCTCAGGGAAAACACCCCTCTGGCACTCATTGCCATTCGAGATGAACCCCGAGGGGACGCAAAAGAAGCCATTGCGAAACTCAGGAGCCTCGGGGTGAATGCCGTGATGCTCACCGGGGACAACCGGAGAACGGGCCATGCCATTGCCAGCTCGCTGGGCATGGAGGTGCAGGCCGAACTCCTCCCGGAAGACAAACTCCGCATCATCCGCGAAATGAAACAGCACGGCAAAGTCGCCATGATTGGAGACGGAATCAACGACGCACCTGCCCTTGCAGAGTCCGATGTTGGCATTGCCATGGGGGGCGGCACCGATGTGGCCCTGGAGACGGCAGATGCAGCCCTGCTCGGTCACAATGTGCGGGGGGTCAGTGACCTGCTGCAACTCTCCCGGCAAACCATGGGGAACATCAAACAAAACGTGGTGTTCGCCCTGGGCCTCAAACTCATCTTCCTGGTCACCACCCTGCTCGGCATCACCGGGCTGTGGCCCGCCATCCTCAGCGACACTGGAGCCACCGTGCTGGTCACCCTCAACGCCCTCAGGCTCCTGAAGTTCAACCCCCAGTGAAAGGAACACCCATGATCACCGTGTACACCGTGCCCCAGTGCTCCAGTTGCGAAGCCATCAAAACCTACCTCCACCAGCGTGGTTTGGCGTTCACCGAGAAAAACGTCCGGGAAGACCCGGCGGCCCTGCAGGAAATGCAAGAGAAAACCGGCCTGAGGATCGCCCCGGTCACGGTGGTCGGGGAGCGGGTGCTGTACGGCACCTTTGAAGACCAGTTGCCGGAACTCCGCACCCTGCTGGAGGGTGACCGTGGCTGACGAACCCAGGCCCCTGGAGGCCGAATGTGAAGTCACCGTGCTGCACCCGGAACGCCTGGAGAACGTGCGCCGGCACCTCCCCAGCCAGGAGACCCTGGATGACCTCTCCCAGACCCTGAAACTCCTGGCCGACCCCACCCGGCTGTTGATCCTCAGTGCTCTGCTCTTTGAGGAGTTGTGCGTGTGCGACCTCGCCGCCCTCACCGGAGTGAACGAATCCACCATGAGCCACCAGCTCAGGTTGCTGAGGCTGCAGGACCTGGTGCAGTTCCGCAAGGTGGGCCGCATCGCCTACTACCGCCTCTCCGGGGAGAAAAGCCGACAGGTGGTGATGCAGGTGACCGGCATCCACCCGGTGGAGCCTGTCGAATGACGTACCTGGAGTTCCTGCTGATTTTCCTCTTGCCTCCCCTCACGGGCCTCCTGGTGTGGGCCTGGAGGGTGCACCGCCAGAACCTCCCGCTGGGTGGACGGTACCAGTCCAGCAACCGGCGCTCGGTGTGGTTTTTGCTCCTGCTGCCGGTGCTGGCCGTGGTTTACACCACCCCGTGGGACAATTACCTGGTGTACTCCCAGGTGTGGACCTACCCGGATGAACGGGTGATCGGCAAGATCCTGTACGTTCCCGTTGAAGAGTACCTGTTTTTCGTCCTGCAAAGCCTGCTGGGAGGGCTCCTGTTCTTGCTGTTGCTGCGCATCCTCCAGACCCCCCCGGAAGGCAAAAACCCCCTGGGGAGAGGGCTGGGGATGCTGTTTCACTTCCTGCTGACCGTGGCGGGCGTGTGGCTGTTGCAATCCCCCTCCGGAGTGTACCTGGGCCTGATCCTGGTGTGGGCCTGCCCGGTCTTGTTCTTCCAGTGGTGGTTCGGGGGGGATTTGCTTTCCGGGAAGGTGCAGGGGGCCCGCCTGCTCGGCACCTTTTTGCTCACGGTGTACCTGGGCCTGTGTGACATGCTGGCCATCAACCTCGAAATCTGGTCGATCAGCGAAACGTACACCACAGGGGTGATGCTGGGCCATTTGCCCCTGGAAGAAGGGGTGTTCTTCCTGGTGACCTCGGTGCTTTTGATGGACGGCCTGGCCCTGTTCTTGCACCCGGAGGCGGAAAGCCGTTACCTCAAACTCAAACACAAATTTCATCCCCTCATCAAAGGAAAAGCATGAACGAAACCCTCTCCAGTGTGATGCTCGGCGTGACCGAAGGCATCACTGAATTTCTGCCGGTGTCCTCCACCGGGCATTTGATCGTCACGTCTCAACTGCTGGGTGTGGAGGACACCGGTGGCACCTTCGAGATCGCCATTCAACTCGGCGCGGTTCTCGCAGTGGTCTGGCATTAC
This sequence is a window from Deinococcus cellulosilyticus NBRC 106333 = KACC 11606. Protein-coding genes within it:
- a CDS encoding heavy metal translocating P-type ATPase, producing the protein MTQTRQTYRYFVERMDCADCARTVENALSRLPGVEDTRVNFNTQTLSLTLDTTQSSTSKVEQTLRSLGYPPTLQEEKQTLLPLKYFVERMDCADCARTVENALSRLPGVQDTRVNFNTQTLTLTLDPAQTSALTLEQTLRSLGYPPTLQGGEGGGGGGEVKKPQTAPRAPQPWHQTAKGKSVLTTGGLLILAVLLSVVLPGYALWAYTLATLIGTYPLAIKAFHAARLGEPFTINTLITVAALGSVLIGESAEGALVVFLFTIGELLEGIAAGKARQGIQALAQLAPKTALLLENGQTREVPVEDLHVGQTVQVQPGGRIPADGTILTGEGSVDDSPVTGESVPVSKGTGDSVFAGSINTESVLTVRVERDASDNTISRIIHLVEEAESSKAPTARFIDRFSRIYTPLVMLVSLLIAVVPPLFFGGSWYEWLYKGVTLLLIGCPCALVLSVPAAVTSGISAGARRGLLIKGGLALENIGSVKTIAFDKTGTLTENKPQVTDVVPLEGTEENVLKIAAAVEQGSSHPLAKAIVQKAGAANLPEARDHKAIPGKGVTATVQGVSHQISSPKHASKTADLSQHQKQIETLEEQGKTVVVLLRENTPLALIAIRDEPRGDAKEAIAKLRSLGVNAVMLTGDNRRTGHAIASSLGMEVQAELLPEDKLRIIREMKQHGKVAMIGDGINDAPALAESDVGIAMGGGTDVALETADAALLGHNVRGVSDLLQLSRQTMGNIKQNVVFALGLKLIFLVTTLLGITGLWPAILSDTGATVLVTLNALRLLKFNPQ
- a CDS encoding glutaredoxin family protein, producing MITVYTVPQCSSCEAIKTYLHQRGLAFTEKNVREDPAALQEMQEKTGLRIAPVTVVGERVLYGTFEDQLPELRTLLEGDRG
- a CDS encoding ArsR/SmtB family transcription factor, producing the protein MADEPRPLEAECEVTVLHPERLENVRRHLPSQETLDDLSQTLKLLADPTRLLILSALLFEELCVCDLAALTGVNESTMSHQLRLLRLQDLVQFRKVGRIAYYRLSGEKSRQVVMQVTGIHPVEPVE
- a CDS encoding lycopene cyclase domain-containing protein: MTYLEFLLIFLLPPLTGLLVWAWRVHRQNLPLGGRYQSSNRRSVWFLLLLPVLAVVYTTPWDNYLVYSQVWTYPDERVIGKILYVPVEEYLFFVLQSLLGGLLFLLLLRILQTPPEGKNPLGRGLGMLFHFLLTVAGVWLLQSPSGVYLGLILVWACPVLFFQWWFGGDLLSGKVQGARLLGTFLLTVYLGLCDMLAINLEIWSISETYTTGVMLGHLPLEEGVFFLVTSVLLMDGLALFLHPEAESRYLKLKHKFHPLIKGKA